The Candidatus Acidiferrales bacterium genome has a segment encoding these proteins:
- the metH gene encoding methionine synthase: protein MNSKESRAAQLREILDRRIAILDGAMGTMIQACNLTETDYRGRQFADHPRDLRLNNDVLVITQPHIIESIHRQYLEAGADIIETDTFNANAISMAEYGLQDRIYDLNKAAAQIARRAIEQYQRDNPAAGPRFVAGSIGPTSRTASMSQDVNNPASRAATFDQLRDAYSEQVRGLVDGGVDVLLVETIFDTLNAKAALFAIDEFFEKTRSRVPVMVSVTITDLSGRTLSGQTVEAFWISVSHMNLLSVGINCALGPKQMRPYIEELSRIAPTYISCYPNAGLPNAFGGFDETPESMARELRDFAANGWLNIVGGCCGTTPAHIRAFAEAMKDLKPHVLSKPERYTRFSGLEPLVIRPDTNFVNIGERTNVTGSPKFSKLILDGKLEQALAVARQQVEGGAQIIDVNMDEAMLDSEQVMTTFLRYVASEPDIARVPVMIDSSKWSVIEAGLKCIQGKGVVNSISLKEGAEAFKQRAHLIRRYGAGMVVMAFDEKGQADTVERKVEICARSYKILTEEVGVPPEDILFDPNILTVATGMEEHNNYAVNFIEATRRIKATLPFAKVSGGVSNISFSFRGNNVVREAMHSAFLYHAIRAGMDMGIVNAGQLAIYEEIPKDLLELVEDVLLNRRPDATERLLAFADSVKRKGKTHVEESAWRQSSVEDRLKHALLQGIVDFIEVDTEEARQKYGKPIAVIEGPLMDAMNVVGDLFGSGRMFLPQVVKSARVMKKSVAYLQPFMEEEKRTTGGGQIKGRILLATVKGDVHDIGKNIVGVVLGCNNYEVIDLGVMVPAVKILSTARDVKADMIGLSGLITPSLEEMVHVAKEMQREDFAVPLLIGGATTSRVHTAVKIAPMYRQPVVHVQDASRAVGVVGSLLSGELRDNFVKENRTEQERAREKHLGPKTQQLLSFAEARRRKPTFDWSSYEPPQPSFTGVRVFAPVALDEIVPCIDWTPFFHAWELRGIYPRILDEEGVGPRAKELFHDAQDLLKRIVNEKLLIARAAIGFFPANSVLEDIEIYADDSRSRVIAAFHTLRQQIAKPEGEADFALADFIAPKETGLCDYLGAFAVTAGINIESIVKNFEKAHDDYNALMTKALADRLAEALAELMHKRVRDAWGYGSSEKLSHEDLIRERYRGIRPAPGYPASPDHTEKRQLFEMLNAEKNTGIHLTESFAMYPAASVCGLYFSHPQSRYFAVGKIDRDQVEDYHRRKGMDLREVERWLAPNLNYDPDA from the coding sequence TTGAATTCGAAAGAGAGCCGCGCTGCGCAATTGCGCGAAATCCTTGACCGGCGCATCGCCATTCTCGATGGCGCGATGGGCACGATGATCCAGGCTTGCAATCTCACCGAGACGGATTATCGCGGACGTCAATTCGCCGACCACCCCAGGGATCTGCGGCTTAATAACGACGTCCTCGTCATCACTCAGCCGCACATCATCGAATCGATTCACCGCCAGTATCTCGAAGCCGGTGCCGACATCATCGAGACCGACACGTTCAATGCCAACGCCATCTCCATGGCTGAATACGGCCTGCAGGACCGCATCTACGATTTGAACAAGGCTGCCGCCCAGATCGCTCGTCGCGCTATCGAACAATATCAACGGGATAATCCTGCGGCTGGTCCGCGATTTGTTGCCGGCTCTATCGGCCCAACCAGCCGCACGGCCTCGATGTCCCAAGACGTCAATAACCCCGCTTCCCGCGCCGCGACATTTGATCAATTGCGCGATGCGTACTCCGAGCAGGTGCGCGGGCTCGTCGATGGCGGCGTGGATGTTCTCCTTGTCGAAACCATCTTCGATACGCTCAACGCCAAAGCCGCGCTCTTCGCCATCGACGAATTTTTCGAAAAGACCCGCTCGCGCGTTCCCGTCATGGTGTCCGTGACCATCACGGACCTAAGCGGCCGCACGCTCTCCGGCCAGACCGTCGAGGCCTTCTGGATCTCCGTCTCCCACATGAATCTTCTGAGCGTGGGCATCAATTGCGCACTCGGGCCGAAGCAGATGCGCCCGTATATCGAAGAGCTTTCCCGCATCGCGCCGACTTACATCAGTTGCTATCCCAATGCTGGTTTGCCCAATGCGTTCGGCGGCTTCGACGAAACGCCCGAGTCCATGGCTCGTGAGCTTCGTGATTTCGCCGCCAACGGCTGGCTCAATATCGTCGGTGGCTGCTGCGGCACAACGCCCGCACACATTCGCGCTTTTGCCGAAGCGATGAAGGATCTGAAGCCACATGTGTTGTCAAAACCCGAGCGTTATACGCGTTTCAGCGGCCTTGAACCGCTGGTGATTCGCCCGGACACGAATTTCGTCAACATCGGCGAGCGCACCAACGTCACTGGCTCGCCGAAATTCTCCAAGCTCATCCTCGACGGGAAACTCGAGCAAGCCCTCGCCGTCGCACGGCAGCAGGTCGAAGGCGGCGCGCAGATCATCGACGTCAACATGGACGAAGCCATGCTCGATTCCGAGCAGGTCATGACCACGTTCCTTCGCTATGTCGCCTCGGAGCCGGACATCGCCCGCGTCCCCGTGATGATCGACAGCTCAAAATGGAGTGTGATCGAAGCCGGGCTGAAATGCATTCAGGGCAAGGGCGTTGTCAACTCCATCAGCCTCAAGGAAGGCGCAGAGGCTTTCAAGCAACGTGCGCACCTCATTCGCCGCTACGGCGCGGGCATGGTCGTGATGGCCTTCGACGAAAAGGGCCAGGCCGACACGGTCGAGCGCAAGGTCGAAATCTGCGCACGCTCTTACAAAATTCTTACCGAAGAAGTCGGCGTTCCGCCCGAGGACATCCTCTTCGATCCAAATATTTTGACTGTCGCCACCGGCATGGAAGAGCACAACAACTATGCTGTGAACTTCATTGAGGCGACGCGGCGGATCAAAGCCACGCTGCCGTTCGCCAAGGTGAGCGGCGGCGTCAGCAACATTTCCTTCTCATTTCGCGGAAATAACGTCGTCCGCGAGGCCATGCATTCCGCGTTTCTTTACCATGCGATTCGCGCCGGCATGGACATGGGCATCGTTAACGCCGGCCAGCTCGCGATCTACGAGGAAATCCCCAAAGACTTGCTCGAACTCGTCGAGGACGTGCTGCTGAATCGCCGCCCGGACGCCACTGAGCGATTGCTCGCCTTCGCCGATTCCGTCAAGCGGAAGGGCAAAACTCACGTCGAAGAAAGCGCTTGGCGCCAGAGCTCCGTGGAAGATCGCCTCAAGCACGCGCTATTGCAGGGCATTGTCGATTTCATCGAAGTCGATACGGAAGAAGCGCGCCAGAAATACGGCAAGCCCATCGCCGTCATTGAAGGCCCCCTCATGGATGCCATGAACGTTGTCGGCGATCTCTTCGGTTCCGGAAGGATGTTTCTCCCGCAGGTTGTGAAAAGCGCGCGCGTGATGAAAAAGTCCGTCGCCTATCTCCAGCCGTTCATGGAGGAGGAAAAACGCACCACGGGGGGCGGCCAGATCAAGGGCCGCATCCTCCTGGCCACCGTCAAAGGCGACGTTCATGACATTGGCAAAAACATCGTCGGCGTCGTTCTCGGCTGCAACAATTACGAAGTGATCGACCTCGGCGTCATGGTGCCTGCTGTGAAAATTCTTTCCACGGCTCGCGACGTCAAGGCCGACATGATCGGCCTGAGCGGTCTCATTACTCCGTCTCTGGAGGAAATGGTGCACGTCGCCAAGGAGATGCAGCGCGAGGATTTCGCCGTCCCCTTGCTCATCGGCGGCGCTACAACCAGCCGCGTGCATACCGCCGTGAAAATCGCACCGATGTACCGCCAGCCGGTCGTGCACGTTCAGGACGCATCGCGCGCGGTCGGCGTCGTTGGCAGTTTGCTCAGCGGCGAGCTGAGGGATAATTTCGTCAAGGAAAATCGCACCGAACAGGAACGGGCCCGCGAAAAGCATCTTGGCCCAAAGACGCAGCAGCTTCTCAGTTTCGCGGAAGCCCGTCGGCGAAAGCCCACGTTCGATTGGTCCTCTTACGAGCCGCCGCAGCCTTCATTCACGGGAGTGCGCGTTTTCGCGCCCGTCGCTTTGGACGAAATCGTCCCATGCATCGACTGGACGCCTTTTTTCCACGCCTGGGAGCTGCGCGGAATCTATCCGCGGATTCTCGATGAGGAAGGAGTCGGCCCGCGCGCCAAAGAACTTTTCCATGACGCGCAAGACTTGCTCAAACGCATCGTCAACGAAAAATTGCTCATTGCGCGCGCGGCCATTGGCTTTTTCCCTGCCAATAGCGTCCTCGAAGACATTGAAATCTACGCCGACGATTCCCGATCGCGCGTCATCGCCGCTTTTCACACGCTGCGTCAGCAAATCGCCAAACCCGAAGGCGAAGCGGACTTTGCCCTCGCGGATTTCATCGCTCCAAAGGAAACTGGTTTGTGCGATTACCTGGGCGCTTTCGCCGTCACTGCTGGTATCAACATCGAATCCATCGTTAAGAATTTCGAGAAGGCCCATGACGACTACAACGCTCTGATGACCAAGGCGCTCGCCGATCGCCTCGCCGAAGCCCTGGCCGAACTCATGCACAAAAGAGTTCGCGACGCCTGGGGTTACGGCAGTAGTGAAAAATTGTCCCACGAAGATCTCATTCGCGAGCGCTATCGCGGCATTCGTCCCGCGCCCGGCTATCCGGCCTCGCCTGACCACACAGAGAAGCGCCAACTTTTCGAGATGCTCAACGCGGAGAAAAACACCGGCATCCATCTCACGGAAAGTTTCGCCATGTATCCTGCTGCGTCGGTTTGCGGCTTGTATTTCTCGCATCCGCAATCTCGTTATTTTGCCGTTGGCAAAATCGATCGCGATCAAGTCGAAGACTATCATCGCCGCAAGGGCATGGACCTCCGCGAAGTCGAGCGCTGGCTTGCGCCAAATCTCAATTACGATCCCGACGCCTGA
- a CDS encoding nucleotide sugar dehydrogenase, which translates to MAGRTPESFSQKGLKIGIIGCGYVGLPLALRFAETGHHVWGFDTDPVKVEKLNRGESYIKHISAEQIAKHVRVHGFSATTDFAKLRDMDAVLICVPTPLDERREPDLSYVEDTARSIAPHLQADQLIVLESTTYPGTTEELVLPILEKGGLRCPLESERGAKSSTGQFFLAFSPEREDPGNKHFGLAQIPKVVGGVNSASGKAAANLYGQIVAKVVPVSSTRAAEMAKLLENIFRCVNIALVNELKLLCQRMGVDIWEVIDSAATKPFGFMPFYPGPGLGGHCIPVDPYYLSWKAREYDFATRFIELAGEINTSMPYHVVEAVTKALNEQRKSLNGSRVLVLGVAYKKDIDDLRESPSLKLMQLLQEGGALIEYNDPYFPALHKMRHYDYSKMKSTPLDPAALASFDCVLIATDHSSYDYDMIVASSKLVVDTRNATRRVSKHHGKVVHC; encoded by the coding sequence ATGGCTGGACGTACACCGGAATCGTTTTCTCAGAAGGGTCTGAAGATCGGCATCATTGGCTGCGGCTATGTCGGTCTGCCGTTGGCTCTGCGCTTTGCTGAGACTGGGCACCACGTTTGGGGTTTCGATACCGATCCTGTCAAGGTTGAAAAGCTCAATCGCGGCGAATCCTACATCAAGCACATTTCTGCCGAACAGATTGCCAAGCACGTCCGCGTCCATGGTTTTTCCGCGACAACGGATTTCGCCAAGTTGCGCGACATGGACGCTGTCCTGATCTGCGTTCCGACTCCTCTCGATGAGCGCCGCGAGCCGGATCTCTCCTATGTCGAAGACACAGCGCGTTCGATTGCCCCCCACCTTCAGGCTGATCAGCTCATCGTTCTCGAAAGCACCACGTATCCCGGCACAACAGAAGAGCTTGTCCTCCCCATCCTCGAGAAGGGTGGCTTGCGATGCCCGCTCGAAAGCGAACGCGGCGCGAAATCCTCGACTGGCCAATTTTTTCTGGCCTTCTCGCCCGAACGCGAAGACCCCGGAAACAAGCATTTTGGTCTCGCGCAAATCCCCAAAGTCGTCGGCGGCGTCAATTCCGCCAGTGGCAAGGCTGCTGCGAATCTATACGGCCAAATTGTCGCAAAAGTCGTTCCGGTCAGCTCCACCCGCGCAGCGGAAATGGCCAAGCTCCTCGAGAACATCTTCCGCTGCGTCAACATCGCTCTCGTCAACGAGCTCAAGCTTCTCTGCCAGCGCATGGGCGTCGACATTTGGGAAGTGATCGACAGCGCCGCCACGAAACCATTCGGTTTCATGCCGTTTTATCCCGGTCCCGGCCTCGGCGGCCATTGTATTCCCGTGGATCCTTATTACCTTTCTTGGAAGGCGCGCGAATACGACTTCGCCACGCGTTTTATCGAGCTCGCCGGTGAAATCAACACCTCCATGCCTTATCACGTTGTCGAAGCTGTGACAAAAGCACTCAATGAACAGCGCAAGAGTCTGAATGGTTCGCGCGTTTTGGTGCTCGGAGTCGCCTACAAGAAAGACATCGACGATTTGCGCGAATCACCCTCATTGAAGCTCATGCAGTTGCTGCAGGAAGGCGGCGCGCTCATCGAATACAACGACCCGTATTTCCCCGCCTTGCATAAAATGCGCCACTACGATTACTCCAAAATGAAATCCACACCGCTCGATCCAGCGGCGCTCGCCTCTTTCGATTGCGTGCTCATCGCCACCGATCACTCTTCCTATGATTACGACATGATCGTAGCCTCCTCGAAATTGGTCGTGGACACGCGCAATGCTACCCGCCGCGTCTCCAAGCATCATGGGAAGGTGGTGCACTGTTAG
- a CDS encoding SDR family oxidoreductase, with protein MNYLVTGGAGFIGSNIVDELVRRGRRVTVLDDFSSGKEENLAGVRDKIRLLRGSICDLQAAQEACRGADYVLHLAARTSVPRSVAEPLDTNRVNIDGTLNVLVAARDAKVRRFVFAASSSAYGESETLPKVETMPSAPISPYGVTKLVGEIYAQVFGRVYGLENVSIRYFNVFGPRQDPTSQYSGVLSRFMLAVLQGVSPVVYGDGLQSRDFTYIDNVVDITLRACEAPGASGKVFNGGTGERTTLDNVLKLLSQICGKQIAAKYDPPRTGDILHSLADVSSARKLLGYSPLVNFEEGLRLTWDWYCQAYASVSTSAPGTR; from the coding sequence GTGAATTACCTTGTGACCGGCGGCGCGGGCTTCATCGGCTCCAACATCGTGGATGAACTCGTTCGCCGCGGCCGCAGAGTGACCGTCCTCGATGACTTTTCCTCCGGCAAGGAAGAAAATCTCGCAGGCGTACGTGACAAAATTCGGTTGCTGCGCGGCAGCATTTGCGATTTGCAGGCTGCGCAGGAAGCATGTCGTGGCGCGGACTACGTCTTGCATCTCGCCGCGCGCACATCCGTTCCGCGCTCCGTCGCGGAGCCTTTGGACACCAATCGCGTCAATATCGATGGTACGCTCAATGTTCTGGTGGCCGCGCGCGACGCTAAAGTCCGTCGTTTCGTTTTCGCGGCTTCCTCCTCCGCCTATGGCGAATCGGAAACGCTTCCCAAAGTCGAAACCATGCCCTCCGCGCCCATTTCCCCGTATGGCGTCACGAAACTCGTCGGTGAAATCTACGCGCAGGTTTTCGGCCGTGTTTACGGCCTCGAGAACGTCTCCATCCGCTATTTCAATGTTTTTGGCCCGCGCCAGGACCCCACCTCGCAATATTCCGGCGTCCTTTCGCGCTTTATGCTCGCCGTTCTTCAGGGTGTTTCTCCCGTCGTTTATGGAGATGGCTTACAGTCACGCGATTTCACGTATATCGACAACGTGGTGGACATTACCCTGCGCGCCTGTGAGGCCCCCGGCGCTTCCGGCAAAGTGTTCAATGGAGGCACCGGCGAACGGACCACCCTCGATAACGTTCTGAAGTTGCTCTCCCAAATTTGCGGTAAACAAATCGCCGCGAAGTACGACCCACCGCGTACAGGCGACATTCTCCATTCCCTCGCGGACGTTTCCTCCGCGCGAAAACTTCTCGGCTATAGTCCTCTCGTCAATTTCGAAGAGGGATTGCGCCTCACTTGGGACTGGTATTGCCAGGCCTATGCGTCTGTTTCCACCAGTGCGCCGGGAACAAGGTAG